The Geobacter sp. AOG2 genome includes a window with the following:
- a CDS encoding phosphoadenosine phosphosulfate reductase family protein translates to MASEIRPVFAEELAITGFEAQLVFDSSERRPLLWARQNVYLYRGEEIAKVNKTGYGKPLDIEWKGTLHGDNGSHEGAKTRRKVKLVPVDVEAMVAKNHDIMTALVVDTLKRIKEMYDAYMKKCDAVYIGFSGGKDSVVLLDLCHKVLPLDVPVVFSDTDMELPDTYRVWEKIQRRYEGRPFLKVSAKTPALENWRLFGPPSQALRWCCSVHKSTPAILALKERLGRRSIKTLAFVGVRGEESQRRSEYDDIGDGLKSQSQVNAMPILAWSAHELWLYIFEHDLVLNEAYRKGLPRVGCLMCPMSTDRQNDLIRMNFPKETEQFADAVRYTIDREFSSEEDADAFVYEGGWYARKSGVSLKKVITEPGIERKSDRVICEFPIETELALTEWLKAIGKIEGAELSFRKDEQRGLLECVWTNGKADKSVSKWLAYAVHKAIACTGCNACEAECPTGALRLGKDNCSDKVKVIIDEATCVHCMRCYSPNDGCWRYYSKRYAGANTMNISGINKYMTFGLRPEWIEVLANEGANFRQTTALGNRMVPAAVTWFREAGLIGDSTAITTTLLLEVGKKRGFNDLLFWQLLWFRLANVSPLVKWYVCNTDFDTGYPIKQIDESLAQSVGSASVRKGALQSLCQLVKSSPLGEGGEALIEAEMKGRTVEKLMRRSRSVDPLVVLYGLYVMAEKSGRSAFTVRQMMAAEFDEEVVSPLTTFGIQPDEFKKQCMGLAAVHPDFITCSFTLGLDEVQLFPETKKRDDVVELIL, encoded by the coding sequence GTGGCGAGCGAAATCCGTCCGGTCTTCGCGGAGGAACTGGCGATCACGGGGTTTGAAGCACAGTTGGTGTTTGATTCATCGGAGCGGCGTCCGCTCCTCTGGGCGAGGCAGAACGTGTATCTGTATCGCGGCGAAGAAATCGCGAAAGTCAATAAGACAGGCTACGGCAAACCGCTGGACATCGAATGGAAGGGTACGTTGCACGGGGACAATGGCTCGCACGAAGGCGCTAAGACGCGAAGAAAAGTGAAGCTGGTTCCGGTAGATGTCGAGGCAATGGTGGCGAAAAACCATGACATCATGACCGCGCTGGTAGTGGACACGCTTAAGCGCATCAAAGAGATGTACGACGCCTACATGAAAAAATGCGATGCGGTCTATATTGGCTTCAGCGGAGGCAAGGACTCGGTGGTTCTGCTCGACCTCTGCCATAAAGTTCTCCCGTTGGACGTACCGGTTGTTTTCAGTGATACGGATATGGAACTGCCGGATACCTACCGCGTCTGGGAAAAAATCCAAAGGCGCTATGAAGGCCGCCCGTTTTTGAAGGTTTCCGCCAAGACCCCTGCATTGGAAAACTGGCGACTTTTCGGACCGCCGTCGCAAGCGTTGCGTTGGTGCTGTTCCGTCCACAAGAGCACTCCCGCAATATTAGCGCTCAAGGAAAGACTCGGGAGAAGGTCAATCAAAACGCTGGCATTTGTCGGGGTACGTGGTGAGGAGAGCCAAAGGCGTTCGGAATACGACGATATTGGAGATGGCTTGAAAAGCCAATCACAGGTGAATGCCATGCCGATTTTGGCGTGGTCCGCGCATGAACTGTGGCTTTACATTTTTGAGCATGATCTGGTTTTGAACGAAGCATACCGAAAGGGGTTGCCCCGTGTCGGATGCCTAATGTGCCCGATGTCAACCGACCGACAGAATGATCTAATCCGGATGAATTTCCCCAAAGAGACCGAGCAGTTTGCTGATGCAGTGCGCTATACAATTGACCGCGAGTTTTCTTCCGAGGAAGACGCAGATGCGTTTGTTTATGAAGGTGGCTGGTATGCGCGGAAAAGCGGCGTTTCTTTAAAAAAAGTCATTACAGAACCTGGCATAGAACGCAAAAGTGACCGTGTGATTTGTGAGTTCCCAATTGAAACAGAACTAGCCTTAACGGAATGGCTCAAGGCTATTGGAAAAATTGAGGGTGCGGAGTTATCATTCCGCAAAGACGAACAGAGGGGGTTGTTAGAATGTGTCTGGACAAACGGTAAAGCCGACAAGTCCGTCTCCAAGTGGTTGGCCTACGCCGTTCACAAGGCTATTGCCTGCACTGGGTGCAACGCATGCGAGGCGGAATGTCCTACCGGTGCGTTGCGGCTGGGCAAAGACAACTGTAGCGACAAGGTGAAGGTTATAATTGACGAAGCAACGTGCGTCCATTGCATGAGGTGCTATTCTCCTAACGATGGGTGTTGGCGATATTACTCAAAACGATACGCAGGAGCAAATACGATGAACATCAGCGGTATCAATAAATACATGACTTTTGGACTGAGACCGGAATGGATTGAAGTTCTGGCGAACGAGGGCGCGAATTTCCGTCAGACAACTGCGCTGGGTAACCGGATGGTTCCAGCAGCCGTGACGTGGTTCCGTGAGGCGGGGTTGATTGGAGATTCAACGGCTATAACCACAACGCTGCTTTTGGAGGTTGGTAAGAAACGCGGTTTCAACGATTTGCTGTTTTGGCAGTTGTTGTGGTTCCGTCTGGCAAATGTTTCCCCGCTTGTGAAATGGTATGTCTGCAATACGGATTTTGATACCGGATACCCAATTAAGCAGATTGATGAAAGCCTCGCGCAATCCGTTGGATCGGCATCGGTGAGGAAGGGCGCGTTACAGTCGCTTTGCCAACTGGTTAAGTCTTCTCCGCTTGGCGAAGGTGGCGAGGCGTTAATTGAAGCCGAAATGAAGGGCAGAACCGTTGAAAAACTCATGCGCCGTTCGCGTTCGGTGGATCCGCTGGTTGTTCTCTATGGGCTTTATGTGATGGCGGAGAAATCTGGGCGCAGTGCGTTCACGGTGCGGCAAATGATGGCGGCGGAGTTCGATGAGGAAGTCGTGTCGCCGCTAACGACGTTCGGCATCCAGCCGGATGAGTTCAAAAAACAGTGCATGGGGCTGGCGGCGGTGCATCCTGACTTCATCACATGCAGCTTCACGCTAGGGTTGGACGAGGTGCAGTTGTTCCCTGAAACGAAGAAACGGGACGATGTGGTCGAATTGATTTTGTGA
- the pglZ gene encoding BREX-4 system phosphatase PglZ codes for MTLSEYCEYIMNPLAKAKARVVIVPPGDWTALRRFYQERGGIEFRLSDIVREGAWLPMPDEVFGRVRDVMSAQEASGNAVVFLGLPGYLALLTDENKRAAIVALREWVDGTSERDAVCFLRSDDGTDLILKNVFANPRYRQGKQLIEISGDYVPKFAGRTEVMLVGDDLASFIPEACDTFQKYLRYTEEHPSDSFVRRIVVASEGRELAGLSAEVRQVVCLRDFARVFYGVDDSGLSEDALRWMCEQGKEGVEKTLSETLKKLFFPENGVTKCVLRVFDEHRGAKREAVLWLVKYIAYKGSYLECVVKQEGVHVGNFRSAYVAGAVEWLDESLVYAGERRNAIREADVSRSDAEIRQFIARCAGESTSRVAPWLNCRTDAELAELLRRCSVDSIVSNVVKDVYPEAAAYLNTDLVFGDEMLEEYFMEYRELKIAGRMTPEFYEKAKRVAPPSSVQSRDAMVQRYTSDNGCALLVVDAMGVEWLPMLVALALQRNIGVDSIAVSEVHLPTSTIFNNIYWPDVTRRLPDIKRFDNIAHNGAEAHETRRTEENLAAALDVIGSDVLPRVAEGLTRFERVLVTADHGSSRLAVLAWQAEPRLARTLTCEAGAEVADWRYRERAAQGGCPPELEETMDGRYWVIRGYDRLPKRGGGQGFELHGGASLEERLVPVVIFSQLGQFVTKAKTDGKRAQIVEKDDFDL; via the coding sequence ATGACACTGAGCGAGTATTGCGAATACATCATGAATCCCCTCGCGAAGGCGAAGGCGCGGGTGGTAATCGTGCCTCCGGGAGATTGGACAGCGCTACGCAGGTTCTACCAAGAGCGCGGCGGCATTGAGTTTCGTTTGAGCGATATAGTGAGGGAAGGCGCGTGGCTCCCAATGCCTGACGAAGTTTTCGGTCGGGTACGCGATGTGATGTCGGCACAGGAGGCAAGCGGTAATGCTGTAGTATTTCTGGGGCTGCCAGGTTATCTTGCGTTGTTAACGGACGAGAATAAGCGGGCTGCGATTGTCGCTTTACGCGAATGGGTAGACGGTACGTCAGAGCGGGATGCTGTTTGCTTTTTGCGGAGCGATGACGGCACGGATTTGATACTCAAGAATGTTTTCGCTAATCCACGCTACCGCCAGGGGAAACAATTGATTGAAATTTCTGGAGATTATGTGCCGAAGTTTGCTGGACGTACGGAGGTGATGCTGGTCGGGGACGATTTAGCATCATTCATCCCGGAAGCATGCGACACATTTCAGAAGTATTTGCGATATACCGAAGAACATCCGAGTGACAGCTTTGTCAGGCGGATTGTGGTTGCCTCGGAAGGGCGAGAATTAGCTGGGCTAAGCGCCGAGGTACGGCAGGTAGTGTGTCTGCGGGATTTCGCTCGCGTGTTTTACGGCGTGGATGATTCGGGATTGTCCGAAGATGCCTTGCGGTGGATGTGCGAGCAGGGCAAAGAAGGTGTGGAAAAGACGCTTTCGGAAACGCTCAAGAAGCTATTTTTTCCGGAAAATGGAGTCACAAAGTGCGTCTTGCGTGTGTTTGACGAGCACAGAGGGGCTAAACGCGAGGCAGTACTGTGGTTGGTAAAATACATCGCATACAAGGGGAGTTACCTTGAGTGTGTCGTAAAGCAAGAGGGGGTCCATGTCGGCAACTTCCGCTCCGCATACGTAGCGGGTGCCGTGGAATGGCTGGATGAATCATTGGTATATGCTGGCGAACGCAGGAATGCTATACGGGAAGCAGACGTTAGCAGATCCGACGCGGAAATCCGGCAATTCATCGCGCGTTGTGCGGGTGAATCCACGTCGCGAGTTGCGCCTTGGTTGAATTGCAGAACTGACGCGGAGCTGGCAGAATTACTGCGGCGTTGCTCAGTAGATAGCATTGTGTCAAACGTCGTAAAAGATGTGTATCCAGAAGCGGCAGCGTATCTGAACACCGATCTCGTTTTTGGCGACGAGATGTTGGAAGAATATTTCATGGAATACCGAGAACTGAAAATAGCTGGTCGCATGACGCCGGAGTTTTATGAGAAGGCAAAACGGGTGGCCCCCCCGAGTTCGGTACAATCGCGGGACGCAATGGTGCAACGGTATACCTCGGACAACGGGTGCGCGTTACTGGTGGTGGACGCGATGGGCGTGGAATGGTTGCCGATGTTGGTAGCACTGGCGTTACAACGGAATATAGGCGTGGATTCGATTGCGGTCAGCGAGGTGCATTTGCCGACATCTACGATATTCAACAACATCTATTGGCCAGATGTCACACGACGGTTGCCGGACATTAAGCGCTTCGACAACATTGCGCACAATGGAGCGGAAGCGCACGAGACCCGGCGCACGGAGGAAAATCTGGCTGCGGCGCTGGATGTGATCGGCAGTGATGTGTTGCCGCGCGTGGCGGAGGGGCTGACGCGATTTGAGCGAGTGCTTGTCACAGCAGACCACGGAAGTTCACGGTTAGCGGTGTTGGCATGGCAGGCCGAACCGAGGCTGGCGCGGACGCTTACCTGTGAGGCTGGCGCGGAAGTCGCCGATTGGCGCTACCGAGAGCGGGCGGCGCAAGGTGGATGCCCACCGGAACTGGAAGAAACTATGGATGGCAGGTATTGGGTGATACGTGGGTATGACCGGCTGCCCAAGAGGGGGGGCGGACAGGGCTTTGAGCTACACGGCGGCGCGTCGCTGGAAGAGCGGCTGGTGCCGGTAGTGATTTTCTCGCAATTGGGGCAGTTCGTGACAAAGGCAAAGACTGATGGCAAACGGGCGCAGATTGTTGAGAAAGACGATTTCGATTTGTAG
- a CDS encoding transposase: MAFYKDYFGIRPDYAPCMTLADINKTPDTWLGFYPHDSFVEILRELLRSLEGGNKTLWITGAYGTGKSHASLVLQKLFMDDETRVQKWLELRNAQIPEPVRKGLLARRGEKALVVYDVNADGVDAKNQFLMRLQRGITKALEAGGHTIPLKGKLDEVIERIRQDEPHFFAERDAIQARLSHLNAGIKTADALEKKLRDANQEAGLVSDAMRVLVARHIYLDLSAEDFLAWVDASLKVNGLSKLVYIWDEFSSFMERNRSELKTLEQLAEAAQQGRFYFVPVTHTDISSYVAAGSESAKKANNRFTFKRLDLPNETALKLAADAFVVKPEKATEWTQERDVLWHSVNGVAENYMAFNKAGIDAADFKNILPLHPMAAFLLKHLSVAVGANQRSMFEFLNGEEFKAFIEKGGLDIAGHQFLTADHLWRYFVERDDLGTGQAVQEARGEYARREQDLQPDERRVFKAVLLFGLIEQIQGTGHPLLSVAVENIQRSFEGDGALQGMDAILRNLEQKHCFAIMNERCERFRDRSDTKEIEEKKTTLDGKFGDLVLKDTEAELVKQLKGVNYGGRFDVRAAGINGLSASSITKREFFGDNGNRVLVQFILARDEQEQLRIPEKVKDLAKQFKDHRMLFVMLPGVSFCHDNVKAWDEFTENSARLALASDSASKKVFETQVSSAKAAWHSKVTSAAKLIVYKPNINGEPFVEEVTWGQLKKDWLTGYAKQSFEAYTDDLCSFNISAFGQLTHLQSWALAGMEFDKFAKPGQWKTVVTAWQKSGVTGEEAWFDANPNHALTQLRDFCKKRQESTVGAGNPCSIRKLYIDLQRPPFGLLGVPHSAFVLGFVLKTWLTGQRKLQWTDSVTSKALDAVVLAEIIEAVVKDDGSNSIRNEKLVCRLSKEEKAFIDQSSMIFGSSPLADGTVEAALNAVRARLEQISQRVPLWVLPEHISAQAEPSAEAMGKVIDALCAANSISSKGDTETRGNYVKEIGKILLATPGLAEAMAKYMVPVVFEEAFQLYVDSAKPELKAVAERMGGTSHIYCKAVKDRFAATSSWLWKRVDAESVLEEIFRQTLCTEHIRGLAGSSGYMSFEDALNCLRNAVLSENKVPTEFWAKKHPALQRFFELLSRPSLSGEDVKVFEEILELQGRIIREAFFDVAQARQLDAMREIFRENWPMSITEGRELYNVFPPDTARVDEQSFKAQGRVTIEEYSRTLVSKQVAVLWRERTGTESPDEWSRKHALPAECVLAIDDAKGFVDAVTRPGGVSAERLQSVHDELEKEGAFVDVATAGEKFLKRVLPPRYQKIVFSAGDLSDWLCRKLGDAPGRWLTDGELRDAVEAFVKQRYESHARKQATEKVNMLPDAEAKILLLKMIDQIPDVGLSVLE, translated from the coding sequence ATGGCATTCTACAAAGACTATTTTGGGATCAGACCTGATTACGCGCCGTGCATGACGCTGGCAGACATCAATAAGACGCCGGATACCTGGCTGGGATTCTATCCGCACGATTCGTTCGTGGAAATTTTGCGGGAGCTGCTCAGGAGTTTAGAGGGCGGGAACAAGACGTTGTGGATCACAGGCGCCTATGGCACGGGAAAGAGCCACGCGTCGCTGGTTCTGCAAAAACTGTTCATGGACGACGAAACGCGCGTCCAAAAATGGCTCGAACTGCGCAACGCGCAGATCCCAGAACCCGTGCGCAAGGGGTTGCTGGCTCGGCGCGGGGAAAAAGCGCTCGTCGTCTATGATGTGAACGCTGACGGCGTGGACGCGAAGAATCAGTTCCTAATGCGCTTGCAGCGCGGTATCACTAAAGCGCTGGAGGCGGGCGGGCACACGATTCCACTGAAAGGCAAGCTGGATGAAGTAATTGAGCGCATCCGGCAGGACGAGCCGCATTTCTTCGCAGAACGTGATGCGATTCAGGCTCGGCTCTCGCACCTGAACGCGGGTATCAAAACTGCGGATGCGCTGGAGAAAAAGTTGCGGGATGCAAATCAGGAGGCGGGCCTGGTCAGCGACGCAATGCGGGTATTGGTGGCACGGCACATCTATCTGGATTTGAGCGCGGAGGATTTTCTGGCGTGGGTGGACGCTTCCTTGAAAGTGAATGGACTTTCCAAGTTAGTGTATATCTGGGATGAGTTCTCGTCGTTCATGGAACGCAACCGTTCGGAATTAAAGACACTGGAGCAGCTAGCGGAGGCCGCACAGCAGGGGCGGTTCTATTTTGTGCCTGTAACGCACACGGATATTTCGTCGTATGTGGCGGCAGGATCCGAGAGTGCAAAGAAGGCGAACAACCGGTTCACGTTCAAGCGGCTTGACCTGCCGAATGAAACCGCGCTGAAACTGGCGGCAGACGCCTTCGTTGTTAAGCCGGAGAAGGCAACGGAGTGGACGCAAGAACGGGACGTGCTGTGGCACAGCGTGAACGGTGTGGCTGAAAACTACATGGCTTTTAACAAGGCAGGTATTGATGCTGCGGATTTCAAGAATATCCTGCCTCTGCACCCGATGGCGGCGTTCCTACTTAAACACCTGTCGGTGGCGGTAGGAGCAAACCAGCGGAGCATGTTCGAGTTCCTGAACGGCGAGGAATTCAAAGCGTTCATTGAAAAAGGCGGTTTGGATATTGCCGGCCACCAGTTTCTGACGGCAGATCATCTCTGGCGGTATTTTGTGGAACGAGATGACCTGGGAACGGGGCAAGCCGTGCAGGAAGCGCGAGGGGAATACGCTCGACGCGAACAGGATTTGCAGCCGGACGAGCGGCGCGTGTTCAAGGCGGTATTGCTGTTTGGCTTGATCGAACAGATTCAGGGAACGGGACATCCGCTGTTGAGCGTGGCGGTGGAAAATATCCAGCGCAGTTTCGAGGGTGACGGCGCTTTGCAGGGCATGGATGCGATCCTACGCAATCTGGAGCAGAAGCATTGTTTCGCGATTATGAACGAGCGTTGCGAACGTTTCCGTGACCGCTCGGACACGAAAGAGATTGAGGAGAAAAAAACGACGTTGGATGGCAAGTTTGGAGATCTTGTGCTGAAAGACACCGAGGCGGAGCTGGTTAAACAGTTGAAAGGTGTCAACTACGGCGGGCGTTTTGATGTGCGCGCGGCAGGCATCAACGGTCTTTCAGCATCAAGCATCACAAAACGCGAGTTTTTTGGTGACAACGGGAACCGAGTGCTTGTGCAGTTCATTCTGGCGCGGGACGAACAGGAGCAATTGCGTATCCCCGAGAAGGTAAAAGACTTGGCAAAACAGTTCAAAGACCACCGGATGCTGTTTGTGATGCTGCCAGGTGTCAGCTTCTGCCACGACAACGTGAAGGCATGGGATGAGTTCACGGAAAACAGTGCCCGTCTCGCATTGGCAAGCGATAGCGCGAGCAAGAAAGTGTTCGAGACGCAGGTCAGTAGCGCGAAAGCAGCGTGGCATTCCAAAGTCACGAGTGCTGCCAAACTCATAGTGTACAAGCCTAATATAAATGGGGAGCCATTCGTTGAGGAAGTGACGTGGGGACAACTGAAAAAGGATTGGCTTACTGGCTATGCGAAACAGTCGTTCGAGGCATATACGGACGATCTGTGCAGCTTCAACATCAGTGCGTTCGGCCAGTTGACCCACTTGCAGAGTTGGGCGCTGGCGGGCATGGAGTTCGACAAGTTTGCGAAGCCCGGCCAGTGGAAGACCGTGGTGACGGCGTGGCAGAAAAGCGGTGTCACCGGCGAGGAAGCATGGTTCGATGCGAATCCGAACCATGCGCTGACACAGTTACGGGATTTTTGCAAAAAACGCCAAGAAAGCACGGTTGGCGCGGGTAATCCCTGCTCTATACGCAAACTCTACATCGATCTACAGCGTCCACCTTTTGGACTGCTTGGGGTTCCGCATTCGGCCTTCGTGCTGGGCTTCGTGCTGAAAACATGGTTGACTGGACAGCGCAAACTGCAATGGACGGATAGCGTGACAAGCAAAGCTCTCGACGCAGTGGTGCTGGCGGAAATCATCGAGGCGGTGGTGAAGGACGACGGCAGCAACTCCATCAGGAACGAGAAACTAGTCTGTCGCCTGTCGAAAGAGGAAAAGGCGTTCATCGATCAGAGCAGTATGATTTTCGGGAGCAGTCCGCTTGCGGATGGAACGGTGGAGGCGGCGTTGAATGCGGTCAGGGCGCGGCTTGAGCAGATTTCGCAACGTGTTCCGCTGTGGGTGCTACCGGAACATATTAGCGCACAAGCTGAGCCGAGCGCGGAGGCAATGGGCAAAGTCATTGATGCGCTGTGCGCGGCAAACAGCATCAGTTCCAAAGGAGACACCGAGACTCGCGGCAATTATGTGAAGGAAATCGGCAAGATTCTTCTGGCAACGCCGGGGCTTGCTGAGGCAATGGCCAAGTATATGGTACCGGTGGTGTTTGAGGAGGCATTCCAACTTTATGTCGATAGTGCCAAGCCGGAGTTAAAAGCGGTGGCGGAGCGTATGGGGGGCACGTCGCATATCTATTGCAAGGCGGTCAAAGACCGGTTTGCGGCGACGAGCAGCTGGCTGTGGAAACGCGTTGACGCCGAGTCCGTACTGGAAGAAATTTTCCGGCAGACGCTATGCACCGAGCATATCCGTGGGCTGGCTGGCTCGTCAGGGTACATGAGCTTTGAGGACGCGCTGAACTGCTTGCGCAATGCGGTGTTGAGCGAGAACAAGGTGCCGACGGAGTTCTGGGCGAAAAAACATCCGGCGTTGCAGCGCTTCTTTGAATTGCTCAGCAGGCCGTCGTTGTCCGGCGAGGACGTGAAGGTCTTTGAAGAGATTCTGGAACTGCAAGGCAGGATTATCCGCGAGGCGTTTTTCGACGTGGCGCAAGCGCGACAGCTGGATGCGATGCGGGAAATATTCAGAGAGAACTGGCCAATGTCGATCACGGAAGGGCGCGAGCTTTACAATGTCTTTCCACCGGATACAGCAAGAGTCGATGAGCAGAGTTTCAAGGCGCAGGGGCGAGTCACTATTGAGGAATATAGTCGGACGCTGGTTTCCAAACAGGTGGCGGTGCTATGGCGTGAACGCACAGGCACGGAATCGCCTGACGAATGGAGCCGCAAACACGCGCTGCCAGCAGAGTGTGTTTTGGCGATAGACGATGCCAAGGGCTTCGTCGATGCGGTTACAAGGCCGGGAGGGGTGTCGGCGGAACGCTTACAGTCCGTGCATGACGAACTTGAAAAAGAGGGGGCATTTGTAGACGTGGCCACGGCAGGTGAAAAATTCCTCAAACGGGTGCTGCCCCCACGTTATCAGAAGATCGTGTTCAGTGCCGGTGATCTGAGTGATTGGTTATGCAGAAAACTGGGTGACGCACCGGGCCGATGGCTGACGGATGGAGAGCTTCGCGATGCGGTTGAGGCATTCGTCAAGCAGAGGTATGAGAGTCATGCGCGGAAGCAGGCTACAGAAAAGGTGAATATGCTTCCTGATGCCGAGGCGAAGATACTGCTCCTGAAGATGATTGATCAAATTCCCGATGTAGGGCTTTCGGTGCTGGAGTGA